In a single window of the Halobaculum lipolyticum genome:
- a CDS encoding transposase: MSLEQQFYCPECGEERDFWRVAAMTLHLGEKTKWRCNDCDYGLTRINGDISTAIEA, from the coding sequence ATGAGTCTGGAACAGCAGTTCTACTGCCCCGAGTGCGGCGAGGAGCGCGACTTCTGGCGCGTCGCCGCGATGACGCTCCACCTCGGCGAGAAGACGAAGTGGCGCTGCAACGACTGCGACTACGGCCTGACGCGGATCAACGGCGACATCAGCACCGCAATCGAGGCGTAA